Proteins from a genomic interval of Streptococcus oralis:
- a CDS encoding GTP pyrophosphokinase encodes MNSIYGSCETYLPIILQTFIQDIEEAAANYKKETNLKLYEHLHARIKTEKSMREKCQRKGLPQTSQSALKEIRDAIGVRIITGFTDDIYRIVEYIRQMPSIHIFKEKDYIRQVKPNGYRSYHLILEVTTPYPDCLGNDQGTYFIEIQLRTIAMDSWASLEHQMKYKKNIQNPERITRELKRCADELASCDLTMQTIRDLIQRSDQD; translated from the coding sequence ATGAATTCTATCTATGGTAGCTGTGAGACCTATTTACCCATCATCTTGCAAACCTTTATTCAAGACATAGAAGAGGCCGCAGCCAATTACAAAAAAGAAACCAACCTCAAACTATATGAGCATTTGCATGCGCGCATCAAAACAGAAAAAAGCATGCGTGAAAAATGCCAACGCAAGGGCCTTCCTCAGACAAGTCAATCTGCTCTTAAAGAAATACGAGATGCTATTGGCGTTCGAATCATCACAGGCTTTACAGATGATATCTATCGCATCGTAGAGTATATTCGCCAGATGCCAAGCATCCATATTTTCAAAGAGAAAGACTATATCCGTCAGGTCAAACCCAACGGCTACCGTTCCTATCATCTGATTCTAGAGGTAACCACTCCCTACCCAGACTGTCTGGGAAATGACCAGGGTACCTATTTTATCGAGATTCAACTGCGCACAATTGCCATGGACTCCTGGGCTAGCCTCGAACACCAGATGAAATACAAGAAAAATATCCAAAATCCTGAGCGAATCACGCGCGAGCTCAAACGTTGTGCCGATGAGCTTGCTTCATGCGACTTGACCATGCAGACCATCCGTGATTTGATTCAGCGATCTGACCAAGACTAA
- a CDS encoding metal-sensitive transcriptional regulator — translation MTNSKYITRLKRSEGQLRGIQKMIEEDRDCADIVTQLTAVKSSVERVIEMMITENLTACINQPLDDPEAQKERLEKAIRYLIKRK, via the coding sequence ATGACAAACTCAAAGTATATAACACGCTTGAAACGTTCAGAGGGCCAGTTGCGTGGGATTCAAAAGATGATTGAAGAAGATCGTGACTGCGCTGATATTGTGACGCAGTTGACAGCAGTGAAATCGAGTGTTGAGCGCGTGATTGAGATGATGATTACGGAAAATCTCACCGCCTGCATTAACCAACCACTAGATGATCCCGAGGCTCAAAAGGAACGCCTAGAAAAGGCCATCCGATACCTGATTAAACGGAAATGA
- a CDS encoding rhodanese-like domain-containing protein, whose product MVTNISMADFYEKYQHENLNLIDVREVHEFQAGHAPGAKNLPLSTLEQGYKELNPDHAYHVICQGGVRSASACQFLSAQGLTVTNVEGGMNAWPGQIE is encoded by the coding sequence ATGGTAACTAATATCAGCATGGCTGACTTTTATGAAAAATATCAACATGAAAATCTAAATCTTATTGATGTACGTGAAGTACATGAATTCCAAGCAGGACATGCACCAGGTGCAAAAAATCTGCCTTTAAGTACCTTGGAGCAAGGCTACAAAGAACTCAATCCTGACCATGCATACCATGTTATCTGTCAAGGTGGAGTACGTTCTGCCTCTGCCTGTCAATTTCTCAGCGCCCAAGGTCTCACCGTTACCAATGTAGAAGGTGGTATGAATGCTTGGCCCGGTCAAATAGAATAA
- a CDS encoding FAD-dependent oxidoreductase encodes MKIIIVGGVAGGMSAATRLRRLMEDAEITIFEKGPFVSFANCGLPYYVSGEISNRDSLLVQTPESLKARFNLDVRPFHEVISISPADHTVTVRYDGQEFTESYDKLILSPGAKPFVPTIEGLAEAKNAYTLRNVPDLDEIMAALDNHPKEAVVIGAGFIGLEMAENLAKRGLQVTIVEKAPHVLPPLDQEMAAFVQAELLANGVRVITSQSATRFEDQGKIIVLENGQKITSDLTILSVGVEPENGLAKAAGIELGLRGGILVDEHYETSQKDIFAVGDAIVVKQEITGQDALISLASPANRQGRQVADVIAGLGRTNKGSIGTAIVRAFDMTAASTGLGERILRMNQLPYKALHVSGKDHAGYYPGATDMTLKLLFDPTTGTIYGAQGVGKKGVDKRIDILATAIKGNLTVFDLPELEFTYAPPFGSAKDPVNMLGYAALNLIEGLSDNIQWYQLEDELAAGKKFLDVRTSGEFQSGRLKVDTIHIPLNELRERLDELDKNQAYIVSCHSGLRSYIAERILKQAGFTVQNLDGAYSLYKMAKPEGVEYGN; translated from the coding sequence ATGAAAATTATCATTGTCGGGGGAGTTGCAGGCGGTATGTCAGCAGCAACCCGCCTCAGACGTCTCATGGAAGACGCTGAAATCACTATTTTTGAGAAAGGTCCCTTTGTTTCCTTTGCAAACTGCGGACTTCCTTACTATGTTTCAGGAGAAATTTCAAACCGTGATAGTTTATTAGTACAAACTCCTGAAAGTCTCAAAGCACGCTTTAATCTCGATGTGCGACCATTTCACGAGGTCATCAGCATTTCGCCAGCAGATCACACTGTGACCGTACGCTATGATGGACAGGAATTCACAGAAAGCTACGACAAGCTGATCCTCTCCCCAGGAGCTAAACCATTTGTTCCTACCATTGAAGGTTTGGCAGAAGCTAAGAATGCCTACACGCTCCGCAATGTTCCCGATCTTGACGAGATTATGGCGGCCTTGGACAATCATCCAAAAGAAGCTGTCGTTATCGGTGCAGGCTTTATCGGGCTTGAAATGGCTGAAAACCTGGCGAAACGAGGATTGCAAGTCACCATCGTGGAGAAAGCACCTCATGTCTTGCCACCATTAGATCAGGAAATGGCGGCCTTTGTCCAAGCAGAATTGCTGGCAAATGGTGTCCGCGTTATCACTTCCCAGTCTGCGACTCGATTTGAAGACCAAGGAAAAATCATCGTTCTCGAAAACGGTCAAAAGATCACTTCTGACCTCACCATCCTTTCTGTCGGTGTTGAACCTGAAAACGGACTAGCAAAAGCTGCGGGGATTGAACTGGGACTTCGTGGTGGGATCTTGGTCGATGAACATTACGAAACCAGTCAAAAAGATATTTTTGCAGTTGGGGATGCCATCGTCGTCAAGCAAGAGATTACAGGCCAAGACGCTCTCATCTCTCTCGCTTCTCCTGCCAATCGTCAAGGACGCCAAGTGGCGGATGTCATTGCAGGACTAGGTCGTACAAACAAGGGCAGTATCGGCACTGCTATCGTTCGTGCCTTTGATATGACAGCTGCTTCGACTGGTCTCGGCGAACGTATCCTTCGCATGAATCAACTTCCTTACAAGGCACTTCATGTCAGTGGAAAAGATCACGCTGGTTATTATCCTGGCGCTACTGATATGACCTTGAAACTCCTCTTTGACCCAACCACTGGAACAATCTATGGTGCCCAAGGAGTTGGGAAGAAAGGTGTTGACAAGCGAATTGATATCCTAGCAACTGCTATCAAGGGAAATCTCACCGTCTTTGACTTACCAGAATTGGAGTTCACCTATGCGCCACCATTTGGCTCTGCTAAGGATCCCGTCAATATGCTGGGCTATGCAGCCTTGAACCTAATCGAAGGTTTAAGCGACAATATTCAATGGTACCAACTAGAAGACGAACTAGCCGCCGGTAAGAAATTCCTAGATGTACGGACAAGTGGCGAATTCCAGAGTGGCCGACTCAAAGTCGATACCATCCACATCCCCCTAAACGAACTACGGGAACGCTTGGACGAACTGGACAAGAATCAAGCCTACATCGTTAGCTGCCACAGCGGTTTACGTAGCTATATCGCAGAGCGTATCCTCAAGCAAGCAGGATTTACCGTCCAAAACCTTGACGGCGCTTATTCACTATACAAAATGGCTAAACCAGAAGGAGTAGAATATGGTAACTAA
- a CDS encoding rhodanese-like domain-containing protein: MFHLLFTKIDSISTSELEVKLKEPIQLLDVRTPTEFRRGHIKNAKNVPLTEIGSYTPATKETLYVICHSGVRSKLAAKKLKKKGYDVINVRGGMSAWTGKVI, from the coding sequence ATGTTTCACTTATTATTTACAAAAATTGACAGTATTTCTACCAGCGAGTTAGAAGTTAAACTCAAGGAACCGATTCAACTACTGGATGTTCGGACGCCTACGGAATTCCGTAGAGGTCATATCAAAAACGCCAAGAATGTTCCTTTAACAGAAATCGGTTCTTACACACCTGCAACAAAAGAAACACTTTATGTCATTTGTCATTCTGGTGTGCGAAGCAAACTAGCTGCGAAGAAGCTAAAGAAAAAAGGCTACGATGTCATCAATGTCCGAGGCGGTATGAGCGCTTGGACAGGTAAGGTCATCTAG
- a CDS encoding carbohydrate-binding domain-containing protein — protein MKSKKWTLLATSLTAMVLMAACSQSITSSNTNETTNSSTTTETKTNQSSYFTEKDNDTSYDESTASKIELSGSSANVSGDGVTVSESTVTITKSGTYVISGQSDGVQIKVKADKSADVHLVLKGTTMTNTNAAISATSADHVYLTLAEGTTNSLSDSSSNSDEKADAALFSKVDLTINGKGTLNVDGKKNNGIKANDTLHITGGTYNITAVGDAFNVNDELNITGTTMTIDAKEDGVKVDNDDDMTVGNMYLANNTITVTAGDDGIHASGNLVIDSGTYTVKNSTEGLEGKSITINGGDITIYSTDDGVNAANKNAQQSEIFFTMNGGNLTVEVGQGDTDPIDSNGNITVTGGTIKMTGQTGFDFDGTATYTGGDIYLNGEKQTEIVNSMPGGGGPAGGPQGTGPAPGGQG, from the coding sequence ATGAAATCAAAGAAATGGACCCTACTCGCAACGAGTTTAACGGCAATGGTGTTGATGGCAGCATGTTCCCAGTCAATAACTTCATCCAATACCAATGAAACGACAAATAGTTCTACAACAACTGAAACAAAGACAAATCAATCATCCTATTTTACAGAGAAGGATAATGATACTTCTTATGATGAAAGTACAGCTTCTAAGATTGAGCTATCTGGCTCATCAGCAAACGTCTCTGGAGATGGGGTAACAGTCTCTGAATCAACAGTGACCATCACAAAATCTGGAACCTATGTGATTTCAGGTCAGTCTGACGGAGTGCAGATCAAGGTCAAGGCAGATAAGTCTGCAGATGTTCATCTAGTCCTAAAAGGTACAACCATGACCAATACCAATGCAGCGATATCTGCGACATCGGCTGACCATGTCTACCTGACTCTGGCAGAAGGAACCACCAACAGTCTCTCTGACTCAAGCTCGAACAGTGACGAAAAAGCCGACGCAGCTCTCTTTTCTAAGGTGGATTTGACCATCAACGGGAAAGGAACCCTCAATGTAGATGGCAAGAAGAACAATGGTATCAAGGCTAACGACACTCTTCACATTACGGGTGGAACCTATAACATCACAGCAGTTGGCGATGCCTTTAATGTCAATGATGAACTCAATATCACTGGTACGACCATGACCATTGATGCCAAAGAGGATGGGGTCAAGGTCGACAATGATGACGATATGACTGTCGGCAATATGTATTTGGCTAACAATACCATAACAGTCACAGCAGGAGATGATGGCATCCACGCATCAGGTAATTTGGTCATCGATAGTGGTACCTACACCGTCAAGAATTCGACAGAAGGACTTGAAGGTAAGTCCATCACTATCAACGGTGGGGACATTACCATCTATTCGACAGATGATGGAGTCAATGCAGCTAATAAAAACGCCCAACAAAGTGAGATTTTCTTTACCATGAACGGTGGTAACCTGACAGTAGAAGTTGGTCAAGGGGATACAGACCCAATTGACTCAAACGGCAATATCACGGTCACAGGCGGAACCATTAAAATGACTGGTCAGACAGGTTTTGACTTTGATGGAACTGCGACCTACACAGGTGGAGATATCTACCTCAACGGTGAAAAGCAAACGGAAATCGTCAACTCTATGCCTGGAGGTGGTGGACCGGCTGGGGGACCTCAAGGCACAGGTCCAGCCCCTGGCGGACAAGGATAA
- a CDS encoding type I restriction-modification system subunit M, which translates to MSEQVQRQELHRKIWKIADEVRGAVDGWDFKQYILGILFYRFISENFKTYIEGGDESINYEEISEDLITPEVRDDAIKTKGYFIMPSQLFSNVVKTARQNEHLNTDLKDIFDDIESSAIGYASEHDIKGLFDDVDTRSNKLGSTVPERNQRLALILEGIASLDFGNFEDNHIDLFGDAYEYLISNYASNAGKSGGEFFTPQSVSRLLARIVMLGKNEKNNINKIYDPACGSGSLLLQAKKQFNEHIIEDGFYGQEINMTTYNLARMNMFLHNINYDKFSIERGNTLLDPKHVNDKPFDAIVSNPPYSIKWIGSDDPTLINDDRFAPAGVLAPKSKADFAFIMHSLSYLSNKGRAAIVTFPGIFYRGGAEQKIRQYLVDNNFVEAVIQLPDNLFFGTSIATCILILAKNKPTTDILFVDASKQFKKETNNNVLTEENIEKILDSVEKKENEDYFSCMVAQEKVAEADYNLSVSTYVEKEDTREKIDIDVLNKEIAETVAKIDHLRMEIDKIVEELSHGK; encoded by the coding sequence ATGTCAGAACAGGTACAAAGGCAAGAGCTACATAGAAAGATATGGAAAATTGCTGATGAAGTTCGTGGTGCAGTAGATGGTTGGGACTTCAAGCAGTATATTTTGGGAATTCTATTTTATCGCTTTATTAGTGAAAATTTCAAAACCTATATCGAAGGTGGCGATGAATCAATTAACTATGAAGAGATTTCTGAAGATTTAATTACACCTGAAGTTCGAGATGATGCCATTAAAACCAAGGGTTATTTTATTATGCCTTCGCAGTTGTTTTCCAATGTTGTCAAAACTGCTCGTCAAAATGAGCACTTAAATACAGATTTAAAAGATATCTTTGATGATATTGAGTCTAGTGCGATTGGTTATGCGAGTGAACATGACATTAAGGGTCTTTTTGATGATGTAGATACCAGAAGTAACAAGTTAGGTAGTACGGTTCCGGAGAGGAATCAGCGCTTGGCTCTGATTCTTGAAGGAATCGCAAGTCTTGATTTTGGAAACTTTGAAGATAACCATATTGATCTCTTTGGGGATGCTTATGAGTATCTAATCTCTAATTATGCTTCTAACGCTGGGAAATCTGGTGGAGAATTTTTTACACCGCAAAGTGTATCGAGACTCTTGGCGCGGATTGTTATGCTGGGTAAGAATGAAAAAAATAACATCAATAAAATTTACGATCCTGCCTGTGGTTCGGGTTCGTTGCTTCTGCAAGCTAAAAAGCAGTTTAATGAGCACATAATTGAAGATGGATTTTATGGTCAGGAAATTAATATGACCACCTATAATCTAGCTCGGATGAATATGTTTTTACACAATATCAATTATGATAAATTTAGCATTGAGCGTGGCAATACCTTGCTTGATCCTAAGCATGTAAACGATAAGCCTTTTGATGCTATTGTGTCAAATCCACCCTACTCTATCAAATGGATAGGAAGCGATGATCCGACGCTCATCAACGATGACCGCTTTGCACCTGCGGGTGTATTGGCGCCTAAATCTAAGGCTGATTTTGCTTTTATTATGCATAGCTTGTCATACTTGTCAAATAAGGGACGAGCTGCAATCGTAACTTTCCCAGGTATTTTCTATCGTGGAGGTGCTGAGCAAAAGATCCGTCAATATCTAGTAGACAATAACTTTGTTGAAGCGGTTATTCAGCTACCAGATAATCTCTTTTTTGGGACCTCCATTGCGACCTGTATTCTTATTTTAGCGAAGAATAAGCCAACGACTGATATCCTCTTTGTTGATGCAAGTAAGCAGTTTAAGAAAGAAACTAATAATAACGTCTTAACAGAAGAGAATATCGAAAAAATCTTAGACAGTGTTGAAAAGAAAGAAAATGAAGATTACTTTTCTTGTATGGTGGCACAAGAAAAAGTAGCAGAAGCAGATTATAATCTTTCAGTGTCCACTTATGTAGAAAAAGAAGATACACGTGAGAAGATTGATATTGATGTGCTCAATAAAGAAATCGCTGAGACTGTTGCCAAGATTGACCACTTGCGTATGGAGATAGATAAGATTGTAGAGGAATTGAGCCATGGCAAATGA
- a CDS encoding virulence RhuM family protein — protein MANDVILYRTDDGESAIELHLDNGTVWLTQQELAELFQTSKQNISKHIKAIFEDGELDETVVVNYQLTTTRHGAIAGKTQSKKVAYYNLDMILAIGYRVRSPRGVQFRHYASTVLKEYLIKGFAMDDERLKNLGGGSYFKELLERIRDIRSSEKVFYRQVLDLFATSSDYNANSPEAKKFFATVQNKMHYAIHHNTASELIYNRVDSEKEFMGLTTFKGDLPTLSEAKVAKNYLTEKELRGLNQLVSGYLDFAERQAEREEVMTMADWVTHVDRILQTTGEDLLDNSGSISREQMKQKVDKEYKRYQAKTLSQVEKDYLKEIKSIENLAKEGGK, from the coding sequence ATGGCAAATGATGTGATTCTCTATAGAACTGATGACGGAGAGTCCGCTATTGAACTCCACTTGGATAATGGAACGGTCTGGCTGACTCAACAAGAACTAGCTGAGCTCTTTCAAACTTCCAAGCAAAACATTAGTAAACATATCAAGGCGATTTTTGAAGATGGTGAATTGGATGAAACAGTGGTTGTCAACTATCAGTTGACAACCACTCGTCACGGTGCAATAGCTGGTAAAACTCAGTCAAAAAAAGTCGCCTACTATAATCTCGACATGATTTTGGCGATTGGCTATCGTGTGCGCTCCCCTCGTGGAGTCCAGTTTAGACACTATGCTTCGACAGTCTTGAAAGAGTATCTGATCAAAGGCTTTGCTATGGATGATGAGCGCTTGAAAAACTTGGGTGGAGGCTCTTACTTTAAAGAACTCCTGGAAAGAATCCGAGACATTCGCTCAAGTGAAAAAGTCTTTTACCGTCAGGTTTTAGATCTTTTTGCGACATCAAGTGACTACAATGCAAACTCACCAGAGGCAAAGAAATTCTTTGCGACGGTGCAAAACAAGATGCATTATGCCATTCACCACAATACTGCGAGTGAACTCATTTATAACCGTGTTGATAGTGAAAAGGAGTTTATGGGCTTAACCACTTTTAAGGGAGACCTTCCTACTCTATCTGAAGCAAAAGTTGCCAAGAACTATCTGACAGAAAAGGAACTCCGTGGGCTTAATCAGCTTGTATCAGGATATCTAGACTTTGCTGAAAGACAGGCAGAGCGAGAAGAAGTCATGACTATGGCGGACTGGGTGACACATGTAGATCGTATCCTTCAGACTACTGGAGAAGACTTGCTGGATAACAGTGGTTCGATCTCTCGTGAACAGATGAAGCAGAAGGTAGATAAGGAATATAAGAGATACCAAGCCAAGACCCTTAGTCAAGTTGAAAAAGATTACCTCAAGGAAATTAAAAGCATTGAAAATCTAGCCAAGGAAGGAGGTAAGTGA
- a CDS encoding restriction endonuclease subunit S, translating into MNILEEIQNCPVEWKELGDKNVAKLSRGKVMSKQFLEENKGEYPVYSSQTANNGEIGRISSFEYDGEYITWTTDGANAGTVFYRKGKFSITNVCGLVEINSDQLLTKFVYYYLTISTKKYVSSGMGNPKLMSNVMGKIKIPILPLEIQEKIVQILDKFTEYVTELTSELTSELTSRKKQYSFYRDKLLSFEDEVYQVEWKTLREVCDVRDGTHDSPNKKAFGKYLITSKNVKNGSINFDSAYFISESDFDNINKRSKVDIDDLLFTMIGTVGEVAHITEEPDFAIKNVGLIKTQSRILARYLLHYLQSTYAKDYILSNSSKGSQVFLGLGKLRNFPIPYVEPKIQSRIVQVLDNFDMVCNDLNIGLPKEIELRQKQYEYFREKLLTFTAEGVYTDSTVQTRPH; encoded by the coding sequence ATGAACATCCTAGAAGAAATCCAGAACTGTCCCGTTGAGTGGAAAGAGTTGGGAGATAAAAATGTAGCGAAATTATCTCGTGGCAAGGTAATGTCAAAACAGTTCTTAGAAGAAAATAAAGGAGAATATCCAGTATATTCTTCTCAAACAGCTAACAATGGAGAAATCGGAAGAATTTCAAGTTTTGAATACGATGGAGAGTATATAACTTGGACAACTGATGGGGCAAACGCAGGAACAGTTTTTTATCGCAAAGGAAAATTTAGTATCACCAATGTCTGTGGATTAGTAGAGATTAATAGTGACCAACTCCTTACAAAGTTTGTTTATTATTATTTAACGATTTCAACTAAGAAATATGTTTCATCTGGAATGGGAAATCCAAAACTGATGTCTAATGTTATGGGAAAAATCAAAATCCCTATTCTTCCCCTAGAAATTCAAGAAAAAATCGTGCAAATACTTGACAAATTCACTGAGTATGTTACAGAATTGACCTCAGAATTGACCTCAGAATTGACCTCACGTAAAAAGCAATATTCTTTTTATCGAGATAAACTTTTATCATTTGAGGATGAGGTTTATCAGGTTGAGTGGAAGACGCTGAGAGAAGTCTGTGATGTGCGCGATGGAACACATGACTCGCCAAATAAAAAAGCTTTTGGTAAATATTTAATAACCTCCAAGAATGTCAAAAATGGTTCGATAAATTTTGATAGTGCTTATTTTATAAGTGAATCTGACTTTGATAATATTAACAAAAGAAGTAAAGTTGATATTGATGATTTGTTATTTACTATGATTGGAACTGTTGGAGAAGTAGCTCATATTACTGAGGAACCAGACTTTGCTATTAAAAACGTAGGATTAATTAAGACGCAAAGTAGGATTTTAGCAAGATATTTATTACATTATTTACAGTCAACATATGCCAAAGATTATATTTTAAGCAATAGTAGTAAAGGTAGTCAAGTGTTTCTTGGACTTGGGAAATTAAGAAATTTTCCAATACCATATGTGGAACCTAAAATTCAATCTCGTATTGTTCAAGTTCTGGACAATTTTGATATGGTTTGTAATGACCTAAACATCGGACTTCCTAAGGAGATTGAACTTCGTCAAAAACAGTATGAATATTTTAGAGAAAAACTCTTGACATTCACCGCCGAAGGCGTGTACACTGACAGTACAGTACAGACAAGACCTCATTAG
- a CDS encoding restriction endonuclease subunit S: MNWVFGPIRVELGAICDFVRGNGLQKKDFTEIGKSVVHYGQIYTKYDFSVSETLSKTSEIVFKKLKKAQPNDLVMATTSENVEDVGKAIVWEGKEEIGISGDSYIIQTTQNSRYLNYWLRSTSFQTQKERKVTGTKVIRINSKDIEKFQIILPSLTEQVRIVSILDNFNTLTNSLSEGLPKEIELRQKQYEYWREQLLNFDL; encoded by the coding sequence TTGAACTGGGTTTTTGGTCCAATTCGGGTGGAATTGGGAGCTATATGTGACTTTGTAAGAGGGAATGGACTTCAGAAGAAAGATTTTACAGAAATTGGGAAATCTGTTGTTCACTACGGACAAATTTACACTAAATACGATTTTTCAGTCTCTGAAACTCTCTCAAAAACTAGTGAAATAGTGTTCAAAAAGTTAAAAAAAGCACAACCAAATGACTTGGTAATGGCAACTACATCTGAGAATGTTGAAGATGTTGGAAAAGCAATTGTTTGGGAAGGAAAAGAAGAGATCGGTATTTCTGGAGATAGTTATATCATTCAAACTACCCAAAATTCACGTTACTTAAATTATTGGCTGAGATCTACTTCTTTTCAAACTCAAAAGGAAAGAAAAGTGACGGGCACAAAAGTTATTCGTATCAATTCGAAGGATATAGAAAAATTTCAAATCATCCTCCCATCCCTTACAGAACAAGTAAGAATCGTCTCCATTCTTGACAATTTCAATACTTTAACCAACTCTCTTTCTGAGGGTCTTCCAAAAGAAATCGAACTGAGACAGAAACAGTATGAATACTGGCGGGAACAATTGCTAAATTTTGATTTATAG
- a CDS encoding AAA family ATPase, whose amino-acid sequence MAKALSDIAQELKASDQKVQLIYAFNGTGKTRLSKEFAKLFQAEEGGLTRDKILYYNAFTEDLFYWDNDLDGNRDFKLKIQPNSFISWIIQEQGQDQNIISHFQHYTNDKMTPSFLLSDGHILFTIQSGDGEDRLNEQIKLSKGEESNFIWSIFYTLLELVISELDILEPDERSTREFDDLKYVFIDDPVSSLDENHLIEVASNLGKLIRTSKSDLKFIITTHNPLFYNVLYNELKNIKRNERYSKRAIDEETGENRTYIDTRKVPDSSRFRFEKLEDGSYKLIPQPDDSPFAYHNFLRKSLHKAIEDNLVYKYHFNFLRNLYEKTATFLGYQNWQDLLPRDNEGSFSNYESRILNISSHSKVSTEEDELVTLPETALLKNLLQHLESTCNYKE is encoded by the coding sequence ATGGCAAAAGCGCTAAGTGATATTGCACAAGAGTTAAAAGCTTCGGATCAGAAAGTTCAGCTGATTTACGCCTTTAATGGGACAGGAAAGACCAGACTCTCTAAAGAGTTTGCTAAGTTGTTTCAAGCTGAAGAAGGCGGTCTTACGAGAGATAAGATTCTTTATTATAATGCTTTTACTGAGGACTTGTTCTATTGGGATAATGATCTTGACGGCAATCGGGATTTTAAACTGAAGATTCAGCCAAATTCTTTTATATCTTGGATTATTCAAGAGCAGGGACAGGATCAGAATATTATTTCGCATTTTCAGCATTATACAAATGATAAAATGACACCTTCATTTCTTTTGTCAGATGGTCATATTCTTTTCACTATTCAAAGTGGTGATGGTGAGGATAGACTAAACGAACAAATTAAGTTATCCAAAGGTGAAGAGAGCAATTTTATTTGGTCTATTTTTTATACATTGCTAGAGCTAGTTATTAGTGAGCTTGATATACTAGAACCTGATGAACGTAGTACTAGAGAGTTTGATGATTTAAAGTATGTATTTATTGATGACCCAGTTTCATCATTAGATGAAAACCACTTGATAGAAGTTGCATCAAATTTAGGTAAGTTAATTAGAACGAGTAAGTCTGATCTTAAATTTATAATAACAACTCACAATCCTTTATTCTATAACGTCTTATATAATGAGTTAAAAAATATTAAAAGGAATGAGAGATATAGTAAGCGAGCTATTGACGAAGAAACTGGAGAGAATAGAACCTATATTGACACCCGAAAAGTTCCTGATAGTAGTAGATTTAGATTTGAAAAATTAGAAGATGGATCATATAAGCTGATACCTCAACCAGATGACTCTCCTTTTGCTTATCATAATTTTTTAAGAAAATCATTACATAAAGCTATAGAAGACAATTTGGTTTATAAATATCATTTTAATTTTTTAAGAAATCTTTACGAGAAAACAGCAACTTTCCTAGGGTATCAAAATTGGCAGGATTTATTGCCACGTGATAATGAAGGAAGTTTTAGTAACTATGAGTCAAGGATATTAAATATTTCTAGTCATTCTAAAGTATCAACCGAGGAAGATGAACTAGTAACCCTCCCAGAAACTGCGCTTTTAAAAAACCTGTTACAGCATTTAGAGAGCACTTGCAATTATAAGGAGTAA